In Mesoplasma florum L1, the DNA window TTCATCTATTCTACCGCATATATTTGTTGGTGTAGTATATGTTTACTTTGATAGATGAGTAAGAAAATGAATGCCAGTTAGTGTAGATTTAATTTTTAGACACTCACTAACTTATGCAGTTTCACTATTATCAGTATTTTTATTTGCTGGACCATTATTGGCTTTAGTTGAAAGTGGATTATATTTTGTTATTATTGATGGTTTAGCTAATATACCATATGGTATTGGAACTGGTATATTTGGTTTATTATGACAACCACTTGTTTTAACAGGTATGCACGCAGCATTCTATATTCCTATTAATCAACAAATTGGTGAAGGAACACCTTTAGTTTTAGGAACTGTTAAAGAAATCGGTTCTCTTGGTCAATTTGGAGCATGTTTTGCATTATTATTTATTACTAAAAATTCAAATTTAAAACAAGTAGCAGTTTCAGCAGCTCCGCCTGCATTATTAGGAATAACAGAACCTGCAATTTATGGTTGCAACTTAGTTAAAGTTACACCATTTATAGCAGGATGTATTGGATCAGGAATTGGTGGTATTTATTATGGTGTAACTAACACCCAATTGTATGCAATTGGAAATGGTGTTTTATGTGCAATAGGTGCTATTCCTGGTGGAACAATGAATCTAGTTAACTGTTTAATTGGATTTGTAATAACAATATGTTCTGCATTTGTGATTACTTTATTTTTATATAAAGAAAGAGTTGATGAACAAAAAGGTATCAAAAAAATATATAAAAAAATATCAAGCTTAATTAACCCAAAAAATGAAGCAATAATATCATTTGATACAGAAATTTCTGAAATTTCAGAATTATATTCAAAAGAAACAAAAGAACAAATTAAACGTTTAGAAGATTTATTATACAAAAAAGGTATTATTGAAAATAAACTTGAAAAAATTAATGTAAAAGAAGATTTAAAAAAACAAAATTATTCTAAAAAAGCATTAAAAGCTTATAAAAAAGATAACAATGAAAAAGTTGTTAAATATAATACTTTATTACAAAATGTTAAATCAAATAAAAAATCTTTAAATGATAAGTTAGAAGAATATATTAGAGAAATTTTAGAATTAAATAGTCAATATAATAAAATTACAATTAAAGCAAAAGAAATAACTAATGAATCAGTTGATAGAGTAGTTATGATCACTAATAAGTCAGAATTTAATGAAATTAAAAACAATTTTAATCAGTTAATTATGGCCTTAGAAAATAATGCATTAAATTTACCTAAAAATAATGAAGAATTATTTAACTTTCATGCATTTGCTAAAAAGCAAAAAAACTCAAGTAAAGTTAATGCATAATAGAAATAAAAACTAGAAGATATTAACTTCTAGTTTTTATTTATCAAATTTAATTTTTACCTGATCAACTAAATCTATTTCATTACCTGCCATATTTATTTCATTTTTAAAATTAGATTGATAGTTTTTAGTTAAGTTATTGTATAAGAAATTGATGTTCATTTGATTTTCTAAAATATTGTCTAAAATGATTGGTTTAAAGTGAGAAATCTGATTTCTTAATTCACGTATACCATCAAATTCATTACGAGAAATGATAGGTCTATCATTGTATACACTTTGAATTTTATTTAAGTTTTTAAAATATAAATTTTGAGCTTCACTCATGTTAACGTTTTCTTTTAAAAAGAATTCTACATCTTTAACATCACAATTCATTAAAACAGCTCTTATATATTCTTCAAAGAAACAAATATAACGATAAAGAATATATTTAAGTCTTAGATCATATTGAATAACAGCAGCTATTTTAGCATATTCATCAGTATTTAAATATTTAGCTATGTATTGATGATATTCAACACCTTTAAGTTCTTTATATTTATTATATGAATCTATTTCATTCTGATTTTTAAATTTTATTTCAATCATAGTATCTCCGATATCATAATTATCACATATTAAAACAAAAGTAGATTAATCTTTTAAATAAAGTAATATAATAAAATAAAAAATGGAGGAATATATGAATAAAAAAGTTTTTATTTCTTATTGGCATTCTGGTCATCAAATACAAAAAGATGAATTAGAAAAAACAGTAAGAGCTTCTAGAAATATAAATAATTCTGTTCACATTGGAGATATTAATGAAAATCTACCAACTGAAAGAATTTATCAAATAATAAGAGATGATTATTTAAAAGATAGTCAGGTAACAATTGTTCTTCTAGGTTTACATACAAATCACCGTAAGCATATAGATAGAGAAATTGCTTCATCTATTAGAGAAACATTTTTAAATCCAAGAAATGGGCTTGTTATTCTTGTTATGCCTGAGATGGTGCCTTATGTTTCAGCAGGGACATGAAATAGTGAAAGAATATGTGGACCCAGAATTTCAAAAAATATAAAAAATAACTATGCAGTTTTTGATTATTATCACAACGTAATTAATAACCCTTCAAAATTAAACGAATTAATTGAAAAAGCTTATTTAAATAGAAATAATGTACTACCCAATAATTCTGATCCTTACAGAAGTAACAATACAAGCTGTACAATATGTGGGAGATAAAAGATGAAAATAGAGATTAATAATTTATGATATTTAGTAATAATTTTAATTATTATATTATTTTTTATTTTTATTCCTTTAATAATAAAAAGTATTAAACTAAAATTAAAAAATAATAAAAACTTAAAACAAACTAAACAATCATTTAAAAATCTTTTAGATAATAAAGATTTAAGTTTAAATAATAAAATCTTTTTTAAAAGAGAAGATAAAAAATTAAATTTACATCTTAAAGAACTTATTGGTTCAAGTTCACTTTCAAGTTCAGTTAAAACAAATTTAGATTTTAAAATAGTTACATTTGAGATTCAATCAAATTTACCTGAAAAAATAAATAATAGACAAATTTCTTGAAAAGCATTCACAGCGATTATAACTTCTGTTATAACAAATGATTCAAGAGGCGATACTGCAGAAGCAGTTAATTCAATTTATCAATTATTTAAATTTTTAAAAAAACTTGTAATTGAAAGTGAGAATTCACCAATCATTCCATCAATGTTACTAAAAATAATAAATACAGATTTAAGGCCAATATTAACTTTTACAAGAAGTTTTATGTTTTCTGATGCAGAAGGAAAAAATAAAGTTAAAAAAGATTTTGAAAACCAAGAAGAACAATTTTGAAATAAAATTAATGATTTAAAAATTACTTTATTAGAGAGAAATGATTTAAAAATTTTATGTTTATTTTCTCAAAATTACATAACAACTGATGAAATTTATAATTTACTAAATATTAGCGATGAGTTGAAAAAGCAACTTATGTCTAAAAATAAAGAATCAAAAAAAATTATAGACGAAGTTGAAAAAGAAATAAAAAATTCAAAAATTTAAGTAAATTTTATAAACAAAGAACTTATTTAAACAAGTTCTTTTTTTGTTTGAGATTTATTTGTTATAAAATATATAAATAAAAAGGGTGAGAAGATGAACGAATTATTAACTTTTAGAGGATATGTAGTTAAATATGGTTTTTCAAATGATGCTGGTTGAGGAACTGGTACATTTGCTAGTGAAGATAATTTAAAACAACATATGAGTATTAAAGGATCAATAACTAGTATGGATAAAAAAACTTTATATGAAATAACTGGATATTTTGAAGAACATCCTCGTTATGGTAAAAGTTTTAATGTTCAAACTTATCGAAAAGCACCTATTCACTCAACTAAAGAACAAATTAAATTTTTAGCAGGTCCTGCATTTCCAGGTGTAGGAGAAAAAACAGCTGAAATTATAATAAATCACTTAGGTGATAAAGCAATTACACAATTAGTTAAAAATATTGAATTATTAAATGAAATACCAGGACTTAATGCTATTTATATCCCAATTATTAAAAAAGGAATAGAAGAGAATATCAGACAAGAAGGTCAAGAAAGATTAAGATATATCTTTTTTGAAAATAATCTTAAAACTTCAATATTAGATTGAATGGATAATCACTTTGATCAAGATAATGACATTATTGAAAGCATTTTTTCAAATTCATTTTTATCTTTTGCAAAAGATAAAGAAATTGCTTCATTTGAAGAACTTGATAAAGTTGCTGTTCATTTTGGATTAGAATTACACTCACCTGAAAGAATAGCTTATTGAGCTTGAAAGTTAGCTGATGATTTTTTATTTGCATCTGGAGATACTTATACAAACAAAGATTATCTTTCAAGAAGTTTAATGCGTAAGTTAAAAATACAAGATACCGAATTACTTTTTGAAGGTATTTTATATGCTAAAGAAAAAGGTATTTTAAAATTAACTAAAAATCGTATTTATACAGAAGAATCTTGAAGAGAAGAGCAAATTATCGCAGATAATATAATAAAGCTTAATATACCCACTAAAAATGCCAATAAAGAAGGTATTTCATGAGAAATAAATCAAATTGAAGAAGAAATAGCTTATGAAAATAAAATTAAAGATTTTAAATTTGATGAAAAACAAAGAGAAGCATTAGAATTATTTGCCAATAATAAATTATCTATTATTACTGGTGGACCAGGAACTGGTAAAACAACATTGATTAAAGGAATAGTTAAATTGTTTAATCGTATGAGTGGTACTGAGGACTATGCAATAGCAACACCAACCGGAAGAGCTGCTGCTAGAATTAGAGAAACATACAAGAAATCATATGCAACAACAATACACAAACTATTAGAAGCAAAAGAACTTAATAAGTTTCAAATTACACAAAATAATCCATTAAATCAAAAACTTGTAATTTTAGATGAATGCTCAATGATAGATAATAAATTATTTGCAAGTTTTATACAATCTTGTGATCGAGTTAGAAAAGTAGTTTTAGTTGGTGATGCTAATCAATTACCAAGTGTAGGGTATGGAAATACATTTGCTGATTTATTAGAACTAGATTTTTTAAAAACAATTAAACTAGATACAGTTCATAGACAAAAGAATGGCAATGGTATTGTTGATTTAGCTTATAAAGTGTTAAATGAGACATTAGAGATAAGTGATTTAGAATCTATGAGTAATGTTGAAATAAACTTTGATTATAATAATCAAAACACCATGAACAAAGTTACTGAAATTGTTGGTCAACATTGAGATGATTTAGAAAAAAGAGCTAATCATTTACAAGTTATTTGTCCAATGTATGGTGGTGAATTAGGAATTGATGAAATCAATGCTCAAATCCAAAATGAATTTAATGAAAATGTTAAAGATAAAAAGAAAGTCTATGATCGAGGAGATTATCGATTTGTAGTTGAAGATAAAATCATGTTTTTAAAAAATGACACTGATTTAGATTTAGCTAATGGTGATGTAGGTAAAATAATTAAAATTAATTATGATGCTATAGGTAGATTAAAAGATGTTTTAACTGAATTTAATGATAAAGAGATATTATTACAACCAAAAAACTTTAGTGATGTAAAATTATCTTATGCAACTAGTGTGCATAAGACTCAAGGAAGTGAATATAATAATGTTTTATTAGTTATAGATAGTCCTAAATTTAATTCAGGCTTTATTAATAAAACATTAATTTACACAGCAGTAACAAGAGCAAAAGATAAAATAGTTATTTTAGGTGATAGTGATTTATTCTTTAATGCAATTAAAATAACACCACCTAGAAGAAATACAACACTTATTGAAACTATGCTAGAAAAGAGAGAAACAAATGGGTAAAAAACAAACGTATTTAAAATATTTAGCAACAGCTTCAGGATTATTCTTTTTAAGTTCATTATTGGTTAAATATTTTGATTTTAAAAAAGGTGTGTTTGAAGGAAATACAACAGCTTTATTAATAACAGAAATCATTTTATTTTTAATTGGTTGTTTATTATTAGGATTTTATTGATTTGTTAAATTTTATGATTTAAATAAAGAAAAAGAATATGTAATGACTAAAAAAGAAAAAATTTATTTTCTTAGTTCTTTAGGTTTATATTCATTAAGTTTAATTTTAACTATGATATTTATTATAGCTGCTCATAATATTGTTAATATAACTACATTGTTTTTTGTAATGATAGTATTTATATTATTAGGTTTAATAGTAGGATCTGTATTTGAAATGATTAGTCGTTTAGGATATCAAAGCTATGTAGCCAGAAAAGAATATGAACAAGCACAAATAATTAAAAAAGAACGTATCAAAAAAATGATTAGCGAAGATAAAAGTATAACTGAAGAAGAAGCTAAAACTATAGTTAGTACAAATAAAAAAAGAACAAAAGAAGCTGAAACATTATTGAAAGCTGATATTGTTAAAAAGAAAAAAGAAAAAGACACTAATCCTTTTAAAGATTAATGTCTTTTTTAAATTAATTTTTAATACTCATTGCTGATATTGAGTATTTGTTTTTAACTACTTTAATTGTTATTGTAATAGTTTTATTGTCTATAACATATTCAAAATTATTATCATCAATTTGTTTTTCATTTGAAACTTTAATTGAATCAAATTTTTCTTGCATTTCTTGTTTTAATTTTTCTTGTGATTCTTTAAATTCTTTTGTTTTATTATTTAAAGCAGTAAATAATCCATTGCTTCCTTTTGTATCGTTTAATATTTTACCTAAATAGTCAAAAAATGATCCTGATTTTATAAATTCTTTATCATCACCAATAGAAGGTCTAATATATCCTAATTTACTTAATAAATCTTTTGGATTTTCTTGTGCAACTTTAACAACACCTTGTAATTGATTTATTAAATTAGAAACATTATTAAAATCTATTTTTAATGGTTGATCATTTTCAGTTGTTGTTAAATCAGTTAAACGAGTTAGTAAAGTTTTAATTGTGTAATCACCACTAATCGGGAAACCTAAGATATTAACTTTCCCATTCTTATTTAATTTTTTATTTGTAAAAGGTATTAAAAATTTATTTCAAGTAACATCTCATGGTTTTGATAAAATTCCGTCATTAATTAAATCAATTAATAAGTTAGCAGTTTTTTCATCAATTGTTCCTAGCGCAGCAGCTGCTTTTAAAGCAGTTGTAATTAAAGGTCTAAGAATAGATTCACTTATTTTACCAACTATATTATTATTAGAACTTACTAATCCTAATCCTCCAACAAGCATACTTCCTATTGGTTTATTAGGCGTTGAAGTACCATTTAATAACGCTTTAAAAACTCCACTTAAACCAGCATCATCATATACTGTATTCGTAAAGTTATACATGAAACCATCTATATCAGGAATTAGCCCATTAGCTGCTGGTTTATATTTTTCATGCCCTCTAAATAAAAATTGTAATAAATTTTGTATTTCTTTACCACTTTCATCATTAAAAGTTTTATCTAAATATCTGATTAATTTTTTGATATCTAATTCATTTTTAACTTGAGAATATTTTGTATTTCTAATACTTTGTAAATTACTTCATGAAAGTGTTTCAATATTTGATTCTGATTTTTCTATAATTTCTAATCTTTGAGTAGCAAAGTTATTTAGATAGATAACTAATACTCTAGCAAAGTTAACGATTGAACATAATGAATCTCAATTATCTACAATATTTAGATTAACATTAGATTGTTTTGATAAATCTTGCATTGCTAAAACAGAACCATTTAACGCTGCTGCTCTTCATTCATTGGCTTCTTTTGCTGTTGAATTTTTGTATCTTGCTTCTTTACCTGCAAAAACATTTAAAGCATTACCAAAATCAACAATAGATGAGTTTAAAACTTCCTCCATTGTATAATTTTGATATTTTGCAGTTGAAGGACTTAAAGCATCAGCTAATTTTTTAATATTGGCATCTGGTAATAATGCTGCTGCATATTCTAATAATCCTTGATCAGAAATGATTTGTGGCATTAAAGTAATTCCTAAATCAACTAAAAATAAAATCATTTCAATTATTTGTCCGTTACTCATAAATGAAATTAATGTAGGATAAATATTTGAAATATTCATAATTATATTAGGATCTTTTGGTGCTGCTCCAGAAATAATTTGAATGTTACTCTTATCTTTTAATTTACTACTTATTAATTCATTACCAAAATATGTAGATTGAATGTCAGTAAAGCGAGAATTATTATTTATTCCATTAGTATTTGATGTTTCAGCGGTTGCATCTAATTGTTTTATTCATTTATTTTTAATCATATTTTCATATACATAATTAAAATCATAATTTGTAGATTTATTTGAATTTAAATAATATGCTTTAGCTACTTGTTTAAGCAAAATATTAATGTCTTGAGAATTATAAACAGCAGGTTCTTTTGCTTTAGGTTGTATTTGACCACAAGCAATAACAGAAGCTGAGGCTGAAGCTGTTAAAGTTACAGCAGCCAATAAAGAAATTAATTTTCTCATTTTTTACTCAACTCCTTTGCATGGTCTAAAAGAATTTCAGAAACCAATTCATGAACTTGTTTTGTTGGGTGAACAAAATCAGTAAAGAAAAATTTACTCATGTCTTTATCACGCTCATTATTGTTATATAAACTTCTTGAAGTTGATCTTGTTGCTGAAATTGTAATGTCTAAAGTATTTTTAGCTCCAAATACAATATCACTTTTAAATTCGTTTATTACACTAGAAACATTATCAAATAAATCTAATTTAGGATCTGTATTAAATGTCATTTTCTCGTTATTTAATTTTATTTCTATTGCTTGACCATCACTATATGCTTTATCAATAATTGCGTCTTGTCCTGCTATTTTTTTAAATTCATTTTCTAACTCATTAGTTTTTTTGTATAAATCATATAATTCAATTGAATCAGGATAGTATTGTTCAACTTCGTTAAGAACATTCATTATTTTAGAATAATATTCATCACAAATATTAATTATAAATTCAGCTGTTTTCTTTGCTTTAGAATTTCCTGCGTTAGCTTCATTAAAAATATCGCGATATCTTGGTGGAAAGTCCATTCTTGGAGGTGTCATAAAAATTATGTTTTTTATACCGTTGTTTAATAAATTAAATAAAGCTGTTCTTACTCTATCAATGCTATCATTCATAAATTCTATTTGTTTTGCTTCATTTCCTTCAAAACCAATTAATGAAAATAAATCATTACCACCAATTTCAAAAAACACTAAATCATTGTTGTTAATCTTATGTTGAGACAATAAAGCTTCAGTTTGTCTATCAATAGTTGCATCATTTAATAAAATACCAGTCGGTAAATCAAGTTTAGCTGCAGTAGCTCCACCAACAGAATAGTTTTTACCATAATTTGTGCTTTCTTTTTTAGATAAGAAATTACTTGGTTTCATTTCCCCAAAACCTAATTTTTCTGACAAAATTGTTCCAGCTGTCATTCCATTACTAAAAGCTGAATAATGCACATCATTTTTTTCATAACCATAAGCCCCTGATAGACTTACATTTAAATCAACCATTTGATTTGCAAACTTAGTTTTGATTAAATTTGAGATTCCATCAGTATCACTCAAACTATCACCAACTATATAAAAATTAGTAAAACCAAATTTACCTGGTTGACTATCATCGATTGCTTTTGATTTATCAATCCCTTTTCCAATCATTAATGGATTGTTAGTGAATGGTTCTTGATTTTCCCCACAACTAATAACACTAGTAACTACAGGGGTTATTAATGCTGTTGCCGCTAAAATTGCTAATAACTTTTTCATTTTATTCTCCTGCACTTTCAACTTTTTCAGATTTTTCTCATTTTTTATATTTTCATATTCCAAAACCTAAGCATGTAGGTGAAACTACAACAGCTGATAACATAAAAATAAATGATAATTGAGCCATTGTAAGACCTCTTGTAAAGTTTGGATGATATAAGTCGTCAATTGTTACATAATCAGCAACATCTTCAACTATTAAATTTTTGTCTACAAACGGATTTTGTAAACTTTGAATACTAATTGCATATTTGATTGAATCAATTTGTTGATTTAAAAATCATACCTTGTTATTCACTAGTTTTGTTCCTGGTGATTGTTTTACTGTAATTCCTGTCAAACCAGGACCAGTAGATTCAATTAAATCTTCATATTCATCTTGATCTCATACTGATTGTTGCTTAATTGCATTTTCTCTTAAATCGCTTGAAAACATTTCACTAATTCCATTTTTATGAAAAATTCATTGAGTACCAGTATTAACATAACCATATGATTGAAATTCTGATGCAATAGCTTGATCAAATTTAATCATATCTGTAGCAATGTCATAAAAATCAATATTTTGTTTTTGATCAATAACTGGTTGTCATCTTTCTGTATATCAATCATTTGTAAAATCAGTATATAAAGGTGTAAATTTGTCCTTTTCAGCTGCATTAAAAGAATCAATTGTTGAGATAGCATCAGCTAAATATGAAGTTCTTATAACGTTATGCATAATTGGTTCATATAATGGACTTTCTGCGTCTAAAACATACTTGTCTTTTGGCATAATAATTTGTAATTGTTTTTTAACTGAGTTAATAAATCTAATAGATTCAATTCCAAGTCCTGGTATAGTAGAGGCGACAGCACCAATACCGTATAAAGAAGATATCACAATAAGTGTTATCCCTTGTTTCTTAAGTCCAAACTTCATAAAAAATTTTCCTCTTTTATAACTTTCGTTTAAATAATATTAAGTATGATTATACATTAAATAATTATATTTTCAAAACTTTGTTGTTTTGCAAAACAATAAATTAAAGGTTGAAAAGTATTAAAGCTAATAAAATTTTTCTAATAATGGGAAACTCACATTTTTTAAAACTATTTTACTTTTAAGAATTTATAATAAATAAGAGTTTCTTAATTCGTTTCTTAATTCATTTAGAAGTAAGTCAATTATTATACTAATATAAAAAATTCAACATATTTATATTCTTTTCGTATTTCATTACATTTAAGATTATAAATTGATTCCTGTTTAACGATTTATTTTCTCAATCAAGATTTATAATTATTTAATAAAATTATATTTACTTTAAATTAAAGTATCAATAAAATTTAAAGTAAAGTAAAAAAATATGTTGTAAAAAATTAGACAAGAAAATATTAGATAAAATTATATATTTTTTCTTGCTATATTTTTTAAAATAGTGACTTTAAACTTACAAAAATATTTTAAGTTAACGAATAAAATAATAATTAAAAAAAGGAAAAATATATGAAAAAAGAATTTAACAAAGAAATCATAAAATTATCACCTAATAGAATAAATACGTTATTAGTAATTCAAAATAATCATTTTTTTGAAAGTGAGATTTTAAATAGACTAATTGACTTTATTGAAAAAATGCAAGTTTTTGAAAAAGTTTTTGAAAATGTTTTTGAAAAACATTATTCTTTGCATAAATTAATTAAACAATCATTTAGTTATTGCAATTCTTTATTTATTTTAAGGTCAGCAATAGAAAGTAATAAAATTGATGAAAAACTATTGTTTGAAAATTTTAGCAGTTTAACTTGATTATATTGTAAAAACATAATTTTCTTAATTAATGAAGAAAATGAAAATAATAAAGAAAAAAATTATAAATTAGGAAGTGATTTTTTAGAAGCTAATATTAATTTTTTAAGTTTTTTAAGAAATTTATTTTCTCATTTCTACTTAGATTCAATAACTATTCATAAACTTTTAAATTCTATATATGAATTTAATTTTTATAATAATAAAATTATTAATGATTTAGTTAATTCAAAACCAAATAAGTTATGTATGTTTGATTTGCTAAACTCAAATAAAAAAACAATAACACTTTGTAAAATACAAAATAAATATTTGGATGAGGCAATTTTAAATTTTAATAAAAATGATTTTGATGAAAATATGGAAGAAGTTTTATATGTAAAAGACGTAGATAAAATAAGAATTAAACTTTATGATGAAATCTTTAAGAATTTTCAAGAAAATAAAATAAATATTTTTAGTAATCCAGATCACTGAATAACATATTTAAGATTAAGTGATAATTATTTTTTAAGAATAGAAATGTACCCTTTTATTCATTCATTAATTGAATATTTTGAAATCTTTTATAATATTTTGAAAAAATAAAGTTGACTATAAGTTAAATAATTAATGAAAACAATAAAGTGAATAAGTTAATATTTTAGAAAATATGTTAAAGAAAAATAAGAAAAGTAATGCAATATTCTATTGCATATCTTATTTAAAGTAGATTTAATTACTAGAACTTGCATGAATGAAAAAGAAATTAAGCATCATAGTAAATAAAAATTTAGTTATTTTCTAAATAGTTTTATTAACTATCTTTCTTTTATGAAAAATACCAATAAAATAAAAATTAAATTATTTATAGTTTTAAATAATTATATTTTCAAAACTTTGTTGTTTTACCAGTTTATCCTTTTCGATTAAATTAGTTACTCCAATTCCAATTAAAGAAATAGATTCACCATCATAAATATCATCTAAAATAACTTTAACTCTTGAGTATAATTTTTCTAAACTATCTGTATATTCGTTAAAAGTTTCACTATATGTTCTTCTTTTTTTTTGTTCTTTTTTGTCAAAATTAATTTCTTGATTATAAAACTTAATTGACAATGTTACAGTTTTTGCAAGAATATTGTTCTTTTGCATTCTCAATACAACTTTTTCTGCTAAATTAAACAATATTTCTTCAATATCTTCAATTGCCATATTTTTCTTATCAAAAGTTTTTTCTTTAGATATTGATTTAACTGATGTTTCTCAATATGCTATTTCATCATTTTTAATTCCATGTAATTTTTGATACATTTTTTGTCCAGATAAACCAAAACTATCAGCTATTATTTTTTCATCAAGTTTCACAAAATCATTTACTGTTTTAACGTTTAATAACTCCATTTTTTCCAAAGATGAACTACCAACACCAATAACATCTTTGATTGATTTATTTCATATTAAAGTTTTAAAATTTTCTTTTGTTATTATTGTTATTCCATTAGGTTTTTTCATATCACTACCCATTTTTGAAAATAACCTTGTAAAACTAGCACC includes these proteins:
- a CDS encoding glucose PTS transporter subunit IIA; its protein translation is MAESKNIKIYAPVDCHVEDIKELNDGVFSEGLLGMGIFFEPKNNKICSPVYGKCVQIFHTKHAIHFEDSNGNILLMHIGIDSVQLNGEGFDLKIQPGQTVEPKTEVVDVDFKLFEKNNIIKSTPIVIEQDQKYDYKIIFLKPGDYKKGDLILEIEKTIKTETNIEKEEINLLDEQGNTLPIIFQDKWESLSAEVLKAVQSKDNVVNINNCNTRLRLQIKDTSIINTEEVKNNRWVKGVNLKGNELQIIIGPDAYKLKDAFTEFINKKQVSLKTKAPAESFKSKFIKIVNGVLVPVVPVICAASFITLVKTILETTGVIDSVSLNYIFSNNESLINGGIKILSDYGLVTGLFFILSQTAWAFVGIYFSYSTVKFLKGNEIMGILIGLTLICPFLFGGAKWDLFSLGNWTFSVTAYPSSILPHIFVGVVYVYFDRWVRKWMPVSVDLIFRHSLTYAVSLLSVFLFAGPLLALVESGLYFVIIDGLANIPYGIGTGIFGLLWQPLVLTGMHAAFYIPINQQIGEGTPLVLGTVKEIGSLGQFGACFALLFITKNSNLKQVAVSAAPPALLGITEPAIYGCNLVKVTPFIAGCIGSGIGGIYYGVTNTQLYAIGNGVLCAIGAIPGGTMNLVNCLIGFVITICSAFVITLFLYKERVDEQKGIKKIYKKISSLINPKNEAIISFDTEISEISELYSKETKEQIKRLEDLLYKKGIIENKLEKINVKEDLKKQNYSKKALKAYKKDNNEKVVKYNTLLQNVKSNKKSLNDKLEEYIREILELNSQYNKITIKAKEITNESVDRVVMITNKSEFNEIKNNFNQLIMALENNALNLPKNNEELFNFHAFAKKQKNSSKVNA
- a CDS encoding TIR domain-containing protein — translated: MNKKVFISYWHSGHQIQKDELEKTVRASRNINNSVHIGDINENLPTERIYQIIRDDYLKDSQVTIVLLGLHTNHRKHIDREIASSIRETFLNPRNGLVILVMPEMVPYVSAGTWNSERICGPRISKNIKNNYAVFDYYHNVINNPSKLNELIEKAYLNRNNVLPNNSDPYRSNNTSCTICGR
- a CDS encoding SF1B family DNA helicase RecD2, which codes for MNELLTFRGYVVKYGFSNDAGWGTGTFASEDNLKQHMSIKGSITSMDKKTLYEITGYFEEHPRYGKSFNVQTYRKAPIHSTKEQIKFLAGPAFPGVGEKTAEIIINHLGDKAITQLVKNIELLNEIPGLNAIYIPIIKKGIEENIRQEGQERLRYIFFENNLKTSILDWMDNHFDQDNDIIESIFSNSFLSFAKDKEIASFEELDKVAVHFGLELHSPERIAYWAWKLADDFLFASGDTYTNKDYLSRSLMRKLKIQDTELLFEGILYAKEKGILKLTKNRIYTEESWREEQIIADNIIKLNIPTKNANKEGISWEINQIEEEIAYENKIKDFKFDEKQREALELFANNKLSIITGGPGTGKTTLIKGIVKLFNRMSGTEDYAIATPTGRAAARIRETYKKSYATTIHKLLEAKELNKFQITQNNPLNQKLVILDECSMIDNKLFASFIQSCDRVRKVVLVGDANQLPSVGYGNTFADLLELDFLKTIKLDTVHRQKNGNGIVDLAYKVLNETLEISDLESMSNVEINFDYNNQNTMNKVTEIVGQHWDDLEKRANHLQVICPMYGGELGIDEINAQIQNEFNENVKDKKKVYDRGDYRFVVEDKIMFLKNDTDLDLANGDVGKIIKINYDAIGRLKDVLTEFNDKEILLQPKNFSDVKLSYATSVHKTQGSEYNNVLLVIDSPKFNSGFINKTLIYTAVTRAKDKIVILGDSDLFFNAIKITPPRRNTTLIETMLEKRETNG
- a CDS encoding substrate ABC transporter ATP-binding protein, with product MGKKQTYLKYLATASGLFFLSSLLVKYFDFKKGVFEGNTTALLITEIILFLIGCLLLGFYWFVKFYDLNKEKEYVMTKKEKIYFLSSLGLYSLSLILTMIFIIAAHNIVNITTLFFVMIVFILLGLIVGSVFEMISRLGYQSYVARKEYEQAQIIKKERIKKMISEDKSITEEEAKTIVSTNKKRTKEAETLLKADIVKKKKEKDTNPFKD
- a CDS encoding lipoprotein codes for the protein MRKLISLLAAVTLTASASASVIACGQIQPKAKEPAVYNSQDINILLKQVAKAYYLNSNKSTNYDFNYVYENMIKNKWIKQLDATAETSNTNGINNNSRFTDIQSTYFGNELISSKLKDKSNIQIISGAAPKDPNIIMNISNIYPTLISFMSNGQIIEMILFLVDLGITLMPQIISDQGLLEYAAALLPDANIKKLADALSPSTAKYQNYTMEEVLNSSIVDFGNALNVFAGKEARYKNSTAKEANEWRAAALNGSVLAMQDLSKQSNVNLNIVDNWDSLCSIVNFARVLVIYLNNFATQRLEIIEKSESNIETLSWSNLQSIRNTKYSQVKNELDIKKLIRYLDKTFNDESGKEIQNLLQFLFRGHEKYKPAANGLIPDIDGFMYNFTNTVYDDAGLSGVFKALLNGTSTPNKPIGSMLVGGLGLVSSNNNIVGKISESILRPLITTALKAAAALGTIDEKTANLLIDLINDGILSKPWDVTWNKFLIPFTNKKLNKNGKVNILGFPISGDYTIKTLLTRLTDLTTTENDQPLKIDFNNVSNLINQLQGVVKVAQENPKDLLSKLGYIRPSIGDDKEFIKSGSFFDYLGKILNDTKGSNGLFTALNNKTKEFKESQEKLKQEMQEKFDSIKVSNEKQIDDNNFEYVIDNKTITITIKVVKNKYSISAMSIKN